A genomic stretch from Bos javanicus breed banteng chromosome 29, ARS-OSU_banteng_1.0, whole genome shotgun sequence includes:
- the LOC133240975 gene encoding olfactory receptor 8B3-like: protein MLARNDSLVTEFILAGLTDRPELQQPLFHLFVVIFVVTMVGNLGLIILIGLNSHLHTPMYYFLFNLSFIDLCYSSVFTPKMLMNFVFRENTISYVGCMTQLFFFLFFVISECYMLTSMAYDRYVAICNPLLYKVSMSHHVCLVLSLAAYVMGFAGASAHTGCMLRLTFCNVNVINHYLCDILPLLQLSCTSTYVNEVVVLIVVGINITVPSFTILISYIFILTSILHIKSSQGRSKAFSTCSSHVIALFLFFGSAAFMYLKYSSPESMDLGKISSVFYTNVVPMLNPLIYSLRNKGIKVTLRKSLFKIQQTFGLSSASPDSSQVDTR from the exons ATGCTGGCTAGAAATGACTCCTTAGTGACTGAATTTATTCTTGCTGGATTAACAGACCGTCCAGAGCTCCAGCAACCCCTCTTTCACCTGTTTGTAGTGATCTTTGTTGTCACCATGGTGGGCAACCTGGGCTTGATCATTCTTATTGGTCTAAATTctcacctccacacccccatgtactattTCCTCTTCAACCTGTCCTTCATTGATCTCTGTTACTCTTCTGTTTTCACCCCCAAGATGCTGATGAACTTTGTATTCAGGGAGAATACCATCTCGTATGTGGGGTGCATGActcagctgtttttctttctcttttttgtcatCTCTGAGTGCTATATGTTGACCTCAATGGCCTATgatcgctatgtggccatctgtaatCCCCTGCTGTATAAGGTCTCCATGTCCCATCATGTCTGTTTGGTGCTCTCTTTGGCTGCATATGTGATGGGGTTTGCTGGAGCGTCTGCTCACACAGGGTGCATGCTTAGACTAACCTTCTGCAATGTGAATGTCATCAACCATTACTTGTGTGACATCCTCCCACTCCTCCAACTCTCTTGTACCAGCACCTATGTCAATGAGGTGGTAGTTCTCATTGTCGTGGGTATTAACATCACAGTACCCAGTTTCACCATCCTAATTTCTTACATCTTCATCCTTACTAGCATTCTTCATATCAAATCTTCTCAAGGAAGATCGAAAGCCTTTAGTACCTGTAGCTCCCATGtgattgctctttttcttttttttggttcagCAGCATTCATGTACCTTAAATATTCTTCTCCTGAATCCATGGACCTGGGaaaaatttcttctgttttttataCTAATGTGGTACCCATGCTCAATCCTTTGATTTATAGTTTAAGGAACAAGGGTATCAAAGTGACACTGAGGAAATCCCTGTTTAAAATCCAACAGactttcggactct cTAGTGCCTCCCCTGACAGTTCCCAAGTAGACACCAGGTAA
- the LOC133241825 gene encoding olfactory receptor 8B3-like, producing MAPGNESSVTEFILLGITQEPGLQLPLFFIFLAVYAVTVVGNVGLIILIGLNPHLHTPMYYFLFNLSLIDLCHSSVITPKMLMSFVSQNIISYAECMTQLCFFSFFVIDECCILTSMAYDRYVAICKPLLYKVSMPRQVCFMLTVGVYVMGLVGAMAHTTCMLRLSFCDGNIINHYMCDIPPLLQLSCTSTSINELVVFIVVGVNVIVPSVTIFISYTLILSNILHIRSAEGRSKAFSTCSSHIIVVSLFFGSSAFMYLKPFPAGSLDEEKVSTVFYTIVGPMVNPFIYSLRNKDVQIALSKTLRKTVF from the coding sequence ATGGCCCCAGGGAACGAATCTTCAGTGACTGAGTTTATCCTGCTGGGTATAACACAAGAGCCAGGACTCCAGCTgcctctctttttcattttcttagcagTTTATGCGGTCACTGTGGTGGGGAACGTTGGCTTGATTATTCTTATTGGTCTGAACCCTCACCTGCACACTCCCATGTACTACTTTCTCTTCAACCTTTCCTTAATTGATCTCTGCCACTCCTCTGTCATTACCCCTAAAATGCTGATGAGTTTCGTAAGCCAGAACATCATCTCTTACGCAGAGTGCATGACTCAGCTctgcttcttctccttctttgttATTGATGAGTGCTGTATTTTGACGTCAATGGCCTATGACCGATACGTGGCCATCTGTAAGCCCCTGCTGTACAAGGTCTCCATGCCCCGTCAGGTCTGCTTCATGCTGACGGTGGGTGTATACGTGATGGGGCTTGTGGGTGCCATGGCCCACACTACGTGCATGCTGCGACTCTCCTTCTGTGATGGAAACATCATCAATCACTACATGTGTGAcatccctcctctcctccagctCTCCTGCACAAGCACCTCCATCAATGAGCTGGTGGTTTTCATTGTGGTGGGTGTCAATGTCATAGTGCCCAGTGTCACCATCTTCATTTCTTACACCTTGATCCTCTCCAACATCCTCCACATCCGTTCTGCAGAGGGCAGGTCCAAAGCCTTCAGTACCTGCAGCTCCCACATAATCgtggtttctcttttctttggatCATCTGCATTCATGTATCTCAAGCCTTTTCCTGCTGGGTCTCTGGATGAAGAGAAAGTGTCCACAGTTTTTTACACCATTGTGGGGCCAATGGTGAATCCTTTCATCTACAGTTTGAGGAACAAAGATGTCCAAATTGCACTGAGTAAGACTTTGAGGAAAACGGTGTTCTAA